From a region of the Paeniglutamicibacter cryotolerans genome:
- a CDS encoding lipoate--protein ligase family protein translates to MTQAWTHHGEYKVVGGKLVVADLDTADGKISKASINGDFFLEPDEALEDINSALVGLDASSPASVIRDAVTANLRDEAVMFGFDAAAVATAVRRALGHATAWADHDWQVIAPTPMSITEQVALDEVLTRQVASGERLPTLRLWDWNESAVVIGSFQSLANEVDPEAAAAHGVRVVRRISGGGAMFMEPGNAITYSLYLPQSLVDGMSFADSYPFLDIWVMEALASIGIKAHYKPLNDIATVAGKIGGAAQKRLANGGLLHHVTMSYDIDAEKMVQVLRIGREKISDKGIASAVKRVDPLRSQSGLSRSEIIEVMMTTFEARYGARRVLLDEKALVAARDLVDTKFGTEEWLQRVP, encoded by the coding sequence ATGACTCAAGCGTGGACCCATCATGGTGAATACAAGGTCGTCGGCGGAAAGCTGGTCGTAGCCGACCTGGATACCGCTGATGGAAAGATCTCCAAGGCCAGCATCAACGGGGACTTCTTCCTCGAGCCCGACGAGGCGCTGGAAGACATCAACTCGGCACTTGTGGGGCTGGACGCCAGCTCTCCGGCATCGGTCATCCGCGACGCCGTCACGGCGAACCTGCGTGATGAAGCAGTGATGTTCGGCTTCGATGCCGCAGCCGTGGCAACAGCCGTCCGCCGTGCCCTAGGCCATGCCACCGCGTGGGCCGACCACGACTGGCAGGTCATCGCCCCCACCCCGATGTCCATCACCGAACAGGTCGCCCTGGATGAGGTGCTCACCCGGCAGGTCGCTTCCGGCGAACGCCTGCCGACGCTGCGCCTGTGGGACTGGAACGAATCAGCCGTGGTGATTGGCAGCTTCCAGTCACTGGCCAACGAGGTCGATCCGGAGGCCGCCGCCGCACACGGGGTGCGCGTGGTTCGCCGGATCAGCGGGGGAGGCGCCATGTTCATGGAACCTGGCAACGCGATCACCTACTCGCTGTACCTGCCGCAGTCTCTGGTCGACGGCATGTCGTTTGCCGACTCCTACCCGTTCCTCGACATCTGGGTAATGGAGGCCCTGGCCTCCATCGGCATCAAGGCGCATTACAAGCCGCTGAACGACATCGCCACCGTTGCTGGAAAAATCGGCGGAGCCGCACAGAAACGCCTGGCCAACGGGGGACTGCTCCACCACGTCACCATGTCGTACGACATCGACGCAGAGAAGATGGTTCAGGTACTGCGCATCGGCCGCGAGAAGATCTCCGACAAAGGCATCGCCAGCGCGGTCAAGCGCGTCGACCCGTTGCGCAGCCAGTCGGGGCTCAGCCGGTCCGAGATCATTGAGGTCATGATGACCACCTTCGAGGCACGATATGGTGCCCGCCGGGTGCTGCTGGACGAGAAAGCCCTGGTTGCGGCTAGGGACCTGGTCGACACAAAGTTCGGTACCGAGGAATGGCTGCAGCGCGTTCCCTAG
- a CDS encoding amino acid permease: MQRVSPNTIDPGISLAASDNELKRGLSSRHLQMIAIGGAIGTGLFVASGGTISQAGPGGALVAYALVGLMVFLLMQSLGEMSAKIPVAGSFQTYATRFVSPSFGFAIGWNYWFNWAITVAAELVAAGIIMDFWFPGVPGWIWAGAFLVLLTAINALSAKAFGESEFWLSLIKVVAVVLFLGAGVLMIFGILGDNSPGLSNWQNREDVFHGGWVSIISVFMIAGFSFQGTELVGVAAGEAKNPRREVPRAIRSVFWRIMIFYIGAIFVIGCLIPFTDPRLLASGETNIAASPFTLVFEHAGIAFAAALMNAVILTAILSAGNSGLYASTRMLYAMAHDGKAPKIFGRTNPRGVPMAALLATAAVGLFGFLSAVVGQGAAYAWLLNVSGLCGFIVWAGIALSHYRFRRAFIAQGNKVSDLPYRASFFPIGPLLAFAVLIVVIAGQNYQAVVAGHGAEILSSYIGIPMFLGLWLVHRFVTKSKVVSLTEMDLTGPKDVDEAGV, from the coding sequence ATGCAACGAGTTTCCCCCAACACGATCGACCCCGGTATCTCCCTTGCCGCCTCCGACAATGAACTGAAGCGCGGACTGAGTAGCCGCCACCTCCAGATGATCGCGATCGGCGGGGCCATCGGCACCGGCCTCTTCGTGGCCTCCGGCGGCACTATCTCGCAAGCCGGGCCCGGTGGCGCGCTGGTCGCCTATGCCTTGGTCGGACTGATGGTCTTCCTCTTGATGCAATCCCTCGGGGAAATGTCTGCCAAGATCCCCGTGGCTGGATCGTTCCAAACCTACGCAACCCGTTTCGTTTCACCGTCGTTCGGGTTTGCCATTGGATGGAACTACTGGTTCAACTGGGCCATTACAGTGGCCGCGGAACTGGTGGCTGCGGGAATCATCATGGACTTCTGGTTCCCGGGCGTCCCCGGATGGATTTGGGCCGGAGCATTCCTCGTCCTGCTCACGGCAATCAACGCGCTCTCGGCCAAGGCATTCGGTGAAAGCGAATTCTGGCTGTCGCTGATCAAGGTCGTTGCCGTAGTGCTGTTCCTGGGTGCGGGCGTGCTGATGATTTTCGGCATCCTGGGGGACAACTCCCCGGGACTCAGTAACTGGCAGAACCGCGAGGACGTGTTCCACGGCGGCTGGGTATCCATTATTTCGGTCTTCATGATCGCCGGATTCTCCTTCCAAGGCACCGAGCTGGTGGGTGTTGCCGCGGGCGAGGCAAAGAACCCACGTCGCGAGGTTCCCCGGGCGATCCGCTCGGTCTTCTGGCGCATCATGATCTTCTACATCGGGGCGATCTTCGTCATCGGATGCCTGATCCCCTTCACCGACCCGCGACTGCTGGCCTCCGGCGAAACAAACATTGCGGCTTCTCCGTTTACCCTGGTGTTTGAACACGCGGGCATAGCGTTTGCCGCTGCCTTGATGAACGCGGTCATTCTGACCGCGATCCTTTCGGCCGGTAATTCAGGCCTCTACGCCTCCACCCGCATGCTCTATGCCATGGCGCATGATGGCAAGGCACCGAAGATCTTTGGCCGCACCAACCCACGCGGCGTGCCGATGGCCGCCTTGCTGGCCACGGCGGCCGTTGGCCTCTTCGGCTTCCTGAGCGCCGTCGTCGGCCAAGGTGCGGCTTATGCTTGGTTGCTCAATGTTTCCGGACTGTGCGGCTTCATCGTCTGGGCTGGCATCGCGCTGTCACACTACCGCTTCAGGCGGGCATTCATCGCCCAAGGGAACAAGGTCTCCGACTTGCCCTACCGGGCGTCGTTCTTCCCGATCGGGCCACTGCTGGCATTCGCCGTCCTCATTGTGGTGATAGCCGGACAGAACTACCAGGCCGTTGTTGCCGGGCATGGAGCGGAAATCCTCTCCTCCTACATTGGGATTCCAATGTTCCTGGGCCTCTGGCTGGTCCACCGATTCGTCACCAAATCCAAGGTTGTCTCGCTGACGGAGATGGATCTCACTGGTCCAAAGGACGTTGACGAGGCCGGTGTGTAG
- a CDS encoding ABC transporter ATP-binding protein, translating into MNEVLGMAGVNVVRGRKRLLNEVDWQVKEGERWVVLGPNGAGKTTLLQIAGARMHPTSGVAGILGEVMGAVDVFELRPRIGLSSAALASHIPENETVLNVVVTASYGMTGRWREKYDQMDERRAFALLHEWGMSTMINRPFASLSEGERKRVQIARALMTDPELLLLDEPGAGLDLGGREDLVHRLSELAADEDSPAMVLVTHHLEEVPPGFTHALLLRAGAVVAAGPIAETLTEENLSTAFGTPLSVTSANGRYTAVAGPRA; encoded by the coding sequence ATGAATGAAGTGTTGGGAATGGCCGGCGTAAACGTCGTGCGCGGACGCAAGCGTCTGCTGAATGAAGTCGACTGGCAGGTCAAAGAAGGAGAGCGGTGGGTCGTGCTCGGCCCCAATGGCGCCGGCAAGACGACGCTGCTGCAGATCGCCGGAGCCCGGATGCACCCGACCTCCGGCGTCGCCGGCATCCTCGGCGAGGTCATGGGGGCGGTCGACGTCTTCGAACTGCGCCCCCGGATCGGCTTGTCCTCCGCCGCACTGGCCAGCCATATTCCCGAAAACGAAACGGTACTGAACGTCGTGGTGACGGCCTCCTACGGGATGACCGGCCGCTGGCGCGAGAAGTACGACCAGATGGACGAGCGCCGTGCCTTCGCGCTGCTGCACGAGTGGGGCATGTCCACCATGATCAACCGTCCTTTCGCCTCCCTCTCCGAGGGTGAGCGCAAGCGAGTGCAGATCGCCCGTGCGCTGATGACCGATCCCGAGCTCCTCCTGCTCGACGAGCCCGGTGCCGGACTGGACTTGGGCGGTCGCGAGGACCTGGTGCACCGGCTCAGCGAACTCGCTGCAGACGAGGATTCCCCGGCCATGGTCTTGGTCACCCACCACCTCGAGGAGGTTCCGCCGGGCTTCACCCACGCGCTTCTGCTGCGCGCGGGAGCCGTGGTCGCGGCCGGCCCGATCGCCGAAACGCTGACCGAGGAAAACCTGAGCACCGCCTTCGGCACCCCGTTGTCCGTCACCTCGGCCAACGGCCGCTATACGGCCGTCGCCGGCCCCCGGGCGTAG
- a CDS encoding VanW family protein encodes MNGSLESKRDRGDRHKDRGTSRGWLIAGASVVLACGIYGAGAWYLGSQIPGGTTVHGVNVGGLGKDAAKLVLEQKLTPLASKPITVQAGSKTAELDPRAAGLSLDLDASLEGLTGFNLNPFIMYERATGQFSPEPVFDVDRAKLQEALKAKAPKLLTKVKEGALSFDGTTAKLSKPVIGVAVNVDESVDTVAKGWFDAAETISLPTTTEDPAVSADAFNAALKDQAEPLVAGPVKVTDGTATASLSPSQLASAASFKIDGPKIQLVLDPERVDAALLEANPDFKSSAKDAKFVLTGGKPAITPSETGKAVDTQGLAEKIVAASNTQERTVKVALTTVEPELTTEKAKALGVKDAIVTFSTPYPASDTVRTKNLLAGTSRLNGLVVMPGETFSLEKAFGPITTANGYFGSGVVVNGFATEAVGGGLSQVSTQMFNVGHLAGYDDITHKPHSRWFDRYPAGREATLWEGQVDMKWKNNTPYAVMIEAWVGGGKVNTRLWSTKYWDVKTSTGAKYNFTKPRTEYNPASKCVPESGGKQGFSIKVTRNRSSADKTLPTETLSWTYQPWNKVVCGKKP; translated from the coding sequence GTGAACGGCTCCCTCGAGTCCAAACGGGATCGTGGCGACCGCCACAAGGATCGTGGCACGAGCCGGGGCTGGCTGATTGCCGGCGCATCCGTCGTGCTTGCCTGCGGTATCTACGGAGCCGGGGCCTGGTACCTGGGATCCCAGATCCCCGGTGGAACCACTGTTCACGGTGTCAACGTCGGCGGACTGGGTAAGGATGCCGCCAAGCTGGTGCTTGAACAGAAGCTCACCCCGCTGGCGAGCAAGCCGATCACCGTGCAGGCCGGATCGAAGACCGCGGAACTGGATCCCCGGGCGGCGGGCTTGAGCCTGGATCTCGATGCCTCGCTCGAGGGGCTGACCGGTTTCAACCTGAACCCCTTCATCATGTACGAACGCGCCACCGGCCAGTTCAGCCCCGAACCGGTATTCGATGTGGACCGCGCCAAGCTGCAGGAAGCGCTGAAGGCCAAGGCCCCGAAGCTGCTGACGAAAGTCAAGGAGGGCGCACTTTCCTTCGACGGCACCACCGCCAAGCTCTCCAAGCCGGTCATCGGCGTAGCCGTCAACGTCGATGAATCCGTCGATACCGTGGCCAAGGGCTGGTTCGACGCCGCCGAGACGATATCGCTTCCCACGACCACCGAAGATCCAGCCGTCTCGGCCGACGCTTTCAATGCCGCGCTGAAGGACCAGGCCGAACCGTTGGTCGCCGGACCGGTCAAGGTCACAGACGGTACGGCAACGGCATCGCTGAGCCCCTCCCAGTTGGCTTCCGCGGCGTCGTTCAAGATCGACGGACCGAAGATCCAACTGGTCCTTGACCCGGAAAGAGTGGATGCAGCTCTGCTCGAAGCCAACCCGGACTTCAAGTCCTCGGCGAAGGATGCGAAGTTCGTCCTGACCGGCGGCAAGCCCGCCATCACCCCATCCGAAACCGGCAAGGCCGTGGACACCCAGGGCCTTGCCGAGAAGATCGTTGCCGCGTCGAACACCCAAGAACGCACGGTTAAGGTCGCACTGACTACTGTGGAGCCGGAACTGACCACGGAGAAGGCCAAGGCTCTGGGCGTGAAGGATGCGATAGTCACCTTCTCCACGCCGTACCCGGCATCCGATACGGTGCGCACCAAGAACCTGTTGGCCGGCACCTCCCGGCTAAACGGCCTCGTGGTCATGCCCGGCGAGACTTTCTCCCTGGAAAAGGCCTTCGGCCCGATCACCACCGCGAACGGCTACTTCGGATCGGGTGTCGTCGTCAACGGCTTCGCCACCGAGGCGGTCGGCGGCGGGCTCTCACAGGTCTCCACGCAGATGTTCAACGTCGGGCATCTTGCAGGATATGACGACATCACGCACAAACCGCACAGCCGCTGGTTCGACCGCTACCCCGCGGGCCGCGAGGCGACCCTCTGGGAGGGCCAGGTCGACATGAAGTGGAAGAACAACACCCCCTACGCCGTCATGATCGAGGCCTGGGTCGGCGGGGGCAAGGTCAACACCCGCCTGTGGAGCACCAAATACTGGGACGTCAAGACCTCGACGGGGGCGAAGTACAACTTCACCAAGCCGCGCACCGAGTACAACCCCGCGTCCAAATGCGTGCCCGAAAGCGGTGGCAAGCAAGGGTTCTCGATCAAGGTCACGCGGAACCGCAGCTCGGCGGACAAGACGCTGCCGACCGAGACGCTGAGCTGGACCTACCAGCCTTGGAACAAGGTGGTCTGCGGCAAGAAGCCGTAA
- a CDS encoding ABC1 kinase family protein — protein MTQAESVWRDRPVSLAVAGDARARYRRILRFAAWNLAVTWWYELFLPRIGLAGIAERTRARRMKRFAQRFRVLALDLGGLMIKVGQFLSSRLDVLPPELTAELEGLQDEVPPVPFPAIRALAEAELGAPLRMVFASVMEAPVAAASLGQAHRAQLLPDDASETGLQDVVLKVQRPGIGAIVDVDLAALRKVGRWLSHVRLVSDRVDMPALVEEFALTSLEEIDYLHEAANAERFASDFAGDERVAVPRVVWERSTRRVLTLEDVTAIKITDTKALLAAGIDPALVAPVFASVMFDQLFTNGFFHADPHPGNIFVTPVADPSPDVPWKLTFIDFGMMGEVGPGTRSGLRKLLIAAASRDGKGLVAAISEVGVLVPNADTAELERAMTHLFARFGGMGFAELRDVDPREFRDFAVEFSDVVRSLPFQLPENFLLIIRAMSLTSGVCSSLDERFNLWDSIEPYAAQLLREERGNLVQDLAREVFDVAGAALRLPKRLDGLVTRIEDGSLSVANPRLERQLARLDRTVRRLMAVLLFGILLIAGATVRSADPVFGNVLMIASVVPLLLALFSSRRHS, from the coding sequence ATGACGCAGGCGGAGTCCGTTTGGCGGGACCGGCCAGTTTCGCTGGCCGTCGCGGGGGATGCCCGCGCCCGATACCGTCGAATACTGCGCTTCGCCGCGTGGAATCTTGCGGTGACCTGGTGGTACGAGCTGTTCCTGCCCCGCATCGGGCTAGCCGGGATTGCCGAGCGCACCAGGGCAAGACGGATGAAGCGTTTCGCACAACGCTTCCGGGTGCTGGCCCTGGATCTGGGTGGCTTGATGATCAAGGTCGGACAATTTCTCTCTTCCCGGCTCGATGTCCTCCCTCCGGAGCTTACCGCCGAACTCGAGGGGCTGCAGGACGAGGTGCCGCCCGTCCCGTTCCCCGCGATTCGCGCCTTGGCCGAAGCCGAGCTCGGTGCGCCGCTGAGGATGGTGTTTGCCTCGGTCATGGAGGCTCCGGTTGCCGCGGCATCCCTTGGCCAGGCCCATCGTGCCCAGCTCCTTCCCGACGATGCCTCGGAGACCGGGCTCCAGGACGTGGTGCTCAAGGTCCAGCGCCCGGGCATCGGCGCGATTGTCGACGTCGATCTGGCCGCGTTGCGCAAGGTGGGCCGCTGGCTCAGTCATGTGCGACTGGTATCCGATCGTGTCGACATGCCCGCCCTGGTCGAGGAGTTCGCGCTGACCAGCCTCGAGGAGATCGACTACCTGCATGAGGCAGCCAACGCGGAGCGCTTTGCCTCCGATTTTGCTGGCGACGAGCGGGTAGCCGTGCCCCGCGTCGTCTGGGAGCGGAGCACACGTCGTGTACTCACCCTCGAAGACGTTACGGCCATCAAGATCACCGACACCAAGGCCCTGTTGGCGGCGGGCATCGATCCGGCGCTGGTTGCCCCCGTTTTCGCGTCCGTCATGTTCGACCAGTTGTTCACCAACGGCTTCTTCCATGCCGATCCGCACCCCGGAAACATCTTTGTCACGCCGGTTGCCGACCCTTCGCCCGATGTCCCGTGGAAGCTGACGTTCATCGACTTCGGCATGATGGGGGAGGTGGGGCCGGGGACGCGTAGTGGCCTGCGGAAACTGCTGATAGCCGCAGCCTCGAGGGATGGCAAGGGGCTGGTAGCGGCGATCAGCGAGGTTGGTGTCCTCGTCCCCAATGCGGACACTGCCGAGCTTGAGCGGGCGATGACGCACCTGTTCGCCCGGTTCGGTGGAATGGGTTTTGCCGAACTGCGTGATGTGGACCCACGGGAGTTCCGTGATTTTGCCGTGGAGTTCAGTGACGTGGTCCGTTCCCTGCCGTTCCAGCTGCCAGAGAACTTCCTGCTCATCATCCGGGCCATGTCGCTGACCTCCGGAGTGTGCAGTTCGCTGGATGAGCGTTTCAATCTCTGGGACTCGATTGAACCCTATGCGGCGCAGCTGCTGCGAGAGGAGCGAGGAAACCTCGTTCAGGATCTTGCCCGGGAGGTGTTCGATGTCGCGGGAGCCGCCCTGCGCCTGCCAAAACGCCTGGACGGACTTGTCACCCGCATCGAGGATGGTTCGCTCTCGGTAGCCAACCCGCGCCTCGAACGGCAACTGGCTCGGCTTGACCGAACCGTGCGGCGGTTGATGGCGGTCCTTCTCTTCGGGATCCTGCTCATCGCGGGTGCGACCGTGCGATCGGCCGACCCGGTGTTCGGCAACGTGCTGATGATCGCATCGGTGGTGCCGCTGCTGCTCGCACTGTTCTCGAGCCGTCGGCATTCCTGA
- a CDS encoding CoA transferase, with the protein MFLGPCRRPYRAVFRGLPDRADVLVAGYRPASLDRFGLSTPELATTQPGLVLGRIIAWGACGLTHDRPEWVHA; encoded by the coding sequence TTGTTCCTTGGACCTTGCAGACGCCCCTACCGAGCCGTGTTTCGTGGTCTGCCCGACCGCGCGGACGTGTTGGTCGCCGGATACCGTCCGGCCAGCCTGGATCGCTTCGGTCTTTCCACCCCAGAACTGGCGACCACCCAGCCCGGGCTCGTGCTGGGAAGGATCATTGCCTGGGGTGCCTGCGGCTTGACCCACGACAGGCCCGAATGGGTGCATGCGTAG
- a CDS encoding type B 50S ribosomal protein L31: MQADIHPKYAPIVFHDLASGEKFLTKSTATSKKTIEWEDGETYPIIDVEISAASHPFYTGKQRIMDSAGRVERFNARFKGFGAKK; this comes from the coding sequence ATGCAGGCTGATATTCACCCGAAGTACGCCCCCATCGTCTTCCACGACCTCGCCTCCGGCGAGAAGTTCCTGACGAAGTCCACCGCGACCTCGAAGAAGACCATTGAGTGGGAAGACGGCGAGACCTACCCGATCATCGACGTTGAAATCTCCGCCGCTTCGCACCCGTTCTACACGGGCAAGCAGCGCATCATGGACTCCGCAGGCCGCGTGGAGCGCTTCAACGCTCGCTTCAAGGGCTTCGGCGCCAAGAAGTAG
- a CDS encoding citrate/2-methylcitrate synthase, giving the protein MSAALDAFGGPFHRSASIEARRLIEDALERPVEQAVSLHLARTGTLTAFGHPICEGTDPRVDMLLSLLEQMPGADADSTAVRQLTGTVG; this is encoded by the coding sequence TTGAGCGCCGCCCTCGATGCCTTCGGCGGGCCATTCCACCGATCAGCAAGCATCGAGGCCCGCAGGTTGATTGAGGACGCCCTGGAGCGGCCGGTGGAGCAGGCAGTTTCGCTGCACCTGGCAAGGACCGGGACGTTGACGGCCTTCGGACATCCGATCTGTGAGGGGACGGATCCGCGCGTGGACATGCTGCTGAGCCTGCTGGAGCAGATGCCGGGTGCGGACGCCGACTCCACGGCGGTACGGCAGCTCACAGGCACCGTGGGGTAA
- a CDS encoding PadR family transcriptional regulator, with product MHGSYPAGGFGSPNIDGMWQAVEELRSRFDKRSGTRAGRGEVRSAVLALLAERPMHGYQIIHEIEERSGGSWKPSAGSVYPTLQLLADEGIISAEESNGRKIYSLTEAGREEVAGADPSTPWQNAGPGSGTGFAALPKAGVELAQAATQVGRTGSPEQVQEAVKVLNEARRQLYSILAQE from the coding sequence ATGCATGGTTCATATCCGGCGGGCGGTTTTGGAAGCCCCAATATTGACGGCATGTGGCAGGCGGTAGAGGAACTGCGGTCGCGGTTCGACAAGCGCTCCGGGACGCGTGCGGGCAGGGGAGAAGTGCGCTCCGCAGTGCTGGCGCTTCTCGCGGAACGCCCGATGCACGGATACCAGATCATCCACGAAATCGAGGAGCGCAGCGGGGGCAGCTGGAAGCCCAGTGCCGGCTCGGTCTACCCCACGTTGCAGCTCCTTGCCGACGAGGGGATCATCAGCGCCGAGGAGTCCAACGGCCGCAAAATCTACTCCCTGACCGAAGCGGGTCGTGAGGAGGTGGCGGGTGCCGATCCATCTACTCCATGGCAAAACGCGGGGCCTGGGTCGGGTACCGGGTTCGCTGCGTTGCCCAAGGCAGGCGTCGAACTGGCGCAAGCTGCGACCCAAGTGGGCCGCACAGGCTCGCCAGAGCAGGTGCAGGAGGCCGTGAAGGTGCTCAACGAGGCACGCCGTCAGCTGTACTCGATCCTCGCCCAGGAATGA
- a CDS encoding sulfite exporter TauE/SafE family protein, translating into MDLLEFWREALIFFAGLWAGTINTIVGSGSLVTFPVLVALGYAPVNAVISNAMGLVAGGFSGAWGYRREARTMSWTLLRLIPVSLLGGLLGAYLLLHLPDTVFGYVAPILIVVALLLVIFQPRLSAWAKGRGATLVTNPDDVDAMKLPPVLYVLVFLIGIYGGYFTAAQGILLMAVFGIFLHSTLQQSNAVKVILSLVVNLVAAASYLIFAFDRIDWMVVLLIAVGSLIGGFIGAKVGRKLSPGWLRLVIVVLGLIALANMLAKLF; encoded by the coding sequence ATGGATCTGCTCGAATTCTGGCGCGAAGCGCTCATCTTCTTTGCCGGACTCTGGGCCGGCACGATTAACACGATCGTGGGCTCCGGTTCGCTGGTGACCTTCCCGGTGCTGGTGGCACTGGGGTACGCGCCGGTCAACGCGGTCATCTCCAACGCCATGGGCCTGGTCGCCGGGGGCTTCTCCGGCGCTTGGGGCTACCGCCGCGAGGCGCGCACCATGAGTTGGACCCTGCTGCGGTTGATACCGGTCTCGCTGCTGGGCGGCCTGCTGGGCGCCTACCTGCTGCTGCACCTGCCCGACACCGTCTTTGGCTACGTGGCACCGATATTGATAGTGGTGGCGCTGCTCCTGGTGATCTTCCAACCACGGCTCTCGGCCTGGGCCAAGGGCAGGGGTGCCACCCTGGTGACCAATCCGGACGATGTCGATGCAATGAAGCTGCCTCCGGTGCTCTACGTGTTGGTCTTCCTGATCGGCATCTACGGTGGCTACTTCACCGCAGCACAGGGCATCCTGCTCATGGCGGTGTTTGGGATCTTCCTGCATTCGACGCTGCAGCAGTCCAATGCAGTGAAGGTGATCCTGTCCCTCGTGGTGAACCTGGTGGCTGCTGCGTCCTATCTGATCTTCGCGTTCGACCGGATCGACTGGATGGTCGTGCTGCTGATCGCCGTGGGCTCGCTCATCGGTGGATTCATTGGAGCCAAGGTCGGGCGCAAGCTCTCCCCGGGCTGGCTGCGACTGGTCATCGTCGTCCTGGGCCTAATCGCGCTGGCCAACATGCTCGCCAAGTTGTTCTGA
- the serB gene encoding phosphoserine phosphatase SerB: MQTSAFIVFYSGSATLIEPLGLRALLQEAGIGIEEEQAFSGVGRTGGRWAVRGADVAQLRGLVAQRSVEFGALRHESGHLLGGSLAVVPAALVYAERKLLVMDVDSTLIKQEVIELLAAHAGRGAEVAAVTEAAMRGELDFAQSLHARVKTLAGLPAGVIDEVRSAIELSDGARELVAAFKAAGHYVGVVSGGFQQVLDPLAAELGLDFALANDLGVEDGVLTGLVNGPVVDRAMKETKLREWAASLDIDIEHTIAAGDGANDLDMVCAAGLGVAFNAKPALKAAAGATIELPRLDIIADLVSIG; encoded by the coding sequence ATGCAAACTTCCGCTTTTATCGTGTTCTATTCCGGCTCGGCGACCTTGATCGAACCCCTCGGGCTGCGGGCCCTGCTCCAGGAGGCCGGCATCGGCATCGAAGAGGAACAGGCATTCTCCGGCGTCGGGCGCACCGGTGGCCGGTGGGCCGTCCGCGGTGCCGATGTCGCGCAGCTGCGTGGCCTGGTAGCCCAGAGGTCTGTTGAATTCGGTGCGCTGCGCCATGAATCGGGCCACCTGCTCGGAGGTTCGCTGGCCGTCGTCCCCGCGGCGCTGGTCTACGCCGAACGCAAGCTGCTGGTCATGGACGTGGATTCCACGCTGATCAAGCAGGAAGTCATCGAGCTGCTGGCAGCCCATGCCGGGCGCGGTGCCGAGGTTGCGGCGGTGACGGAGGCGGCCATGCGCGGGGAGCTGGACTTCGCCCAGTCGCTGCATGCACGGGTCAAGACCCTGGCCGGGCTCCCGGCGGGTGTGATCGACGAAGTCCGCTCCGCGATCGAACTCTCCGACGGCGCCCGCGAGCTGGTTGCCGCATTCAAGGCGGCCGGCCATTATGTCGGCGTGGTCTCCGGCGGTTTCCAGCAGGTGCTCGACCCGCTGGCGGCCGAGCTCGGACTGGATTTCGCCCTGGCCAACGACTTGGGCGTCGAGGACGGCGTTCTGACTGGCCTGGTGAACGGGCCAGTGGTGGACCGGGCCATGAAGGAAACGAAACTGCGCGAGTGGGCCGCCTCGCTGGACATCGACATCGAGCACACCATCGCCGCGGGCGATGGCGCCAACGACCTGGACATGGTGTGTGCGGCGGGCCTCGGTGTGGCGTTCAATGCCAAACCGGCACTGAAGGCCGCCGCGGGGGCCACAATCGAACTACCGCGGCTCGATATCATCGCCGACCTTGTCAGCATCGGATAA
- a CDS encoding TrmH family RNA methyltransferase, whose translation MPLIKLETAADPRVADYVALSDAALRQRTDPAQGLYIAEGSKVLRRALGAGHVPRSFFLAEKWIEGLADVLAEYPDVPAFVGAPGVLDAVAGYPVHRGALAAMNRPTPLTLAHVLAGALRVAVLEDMVDHVNLGAIFRSAAALGIDAVLLTPRAADPLYRRAVKVSMGAVFQVPWARFASWPGGLAELREAGFHIAALELTDDASTITELAAAGHDKLAVVLGTEGDGVSAAALDAADEAVLIPMRPGVDSLNVAAASAVAFWELRVC comes from the coding sequence ATGCCACTGATCAAGCTCGAAACCGCTGCCGATCCCCGGGTCGCCGACTACGTGGCGCTCTCGGACGCCGCGTTGCGCCAGCGCACCGATCCGGCCCAGGGCCTCTACATCGCCGAGGGTTCCAAGGTCCTGCGCCGGGCCCTTGGGGCCGGCCACGTCCCGCGTTCCTTCTTCCTAGCCGAGAAATGGATCGAGGGCCTCGCCGATGTCCTCGCCGAGTATCCCGATGTCCCCGCGTTCGTCGGCGCACCGGGCGTCCTGGATGCGGTAGCCGGATATCCGGTGCATCGCGGTGCACTGGCAGCCATGAACCGCCCCACACCACTCACCCTGGCCCACGTGCTGGCCGGTGCCCTCCGCGTGGCCGTGCTCGAGGACATGGTGGACCACGTAAACCTCGGCGCTATCTTCCGCTCAGCCGCCGCGCTGGGCATCGATGCCGTGCTGTTGACCCCGCGCGCCGCCGACCCGCTCTACCGCCGCGCGGTCAAGGTCAGCATGGGCGCCGTCTTCCAGGTTCCCTGGGCCCGGTTCGCTTCCTGGCCCGGCGGGCTTGCCGAGCTGAGGGAGGCCGGATTCCACATTGCCGCGCTTGAACTGACCGACGATGCCTCCACCATCACCGAGCTGGCTGCGGCCGGGCACGACAAGCTCGCCGTGGTGCTGGGCACCGAGGGTGACGGCGTCTCGGCCGCGGCCTTGGATGCGGCCGACGAGGCGGTGCTGATACCGATGCGCCCCGGCGTCGATTCGCTGAACGTCGCGGCCGCCTCCGCCGTCGCCTTCTGGGAACTGCGCGTCTGCTGA